AAGTGCTAAGTGCTAAGTGCTAAGTGCTAAGTGCTAAGTGCTAAGTGCTAAGTGCTAAGTGCTAAGTGCTAAGTGCTAAGTGCTAAGTGCTAAGTGCTAAGTGCTAAGTGCTAAGGTGAAGATAGAAAATGTCATCCTCGGGCAAGCGAAGCGCGACCCGGGGATCCATCTTTCAATGAACGTCACTATGGATGCCGCATCATGTGCGGCATGACTTTCTTGGGGGTTGTACACCGCATCTATGTGAAATCCGAACATCTTTTTCATAAGGTTGCATGATCCTCTTTTCAACCATCTTCGGACCAAGCCCGAAAACCCACCTTACCTATTACCAAATCCCTATTACCAATCTCCTAATCCCCATTAACCATTACCTATACGTCCCACTCTACCTTGTTGCTATGGCATAAACACTTGCCGCTGAAACGATAAGTGCCGCAATACGAAGCGCCATGTTGGTATCGAGCCCTTTGTCTTCAGGAATCACAAGGGTATCGTTTGGTTTGAGTTCGACAAATTCGGAACGGTCTCCCTCTTCAAAATATGATTCGAGGTTGATCGGGTACGTTTGGGTACCATCTTCATCGGGCTTGTGGCGGAGCAGCTTAGCCTTTTCAAGGTTCGCATCTTCTTTCGGCCCTCCTACGAGCGAGAGTACAGAAGAGATATCGGAATCCTGACGAACGATATGCTGACCGGGTTTATATACCTCGCCAAGGACATTGACATACATGAGAATATTACCCATGCTGTCGGTAAAATAGGTATCCTGCGGCATACCATAACCAGGCATAATCTGCTGTTGCTGACTGTAACCGTTTTGCTGGTATCCTCTTGAAGGCGACGAGTATAACAGGCCGGATGAACCGTAAGGCTGTTGCGCAAAAGCACTCACCGTGAAAAGCGGTGAAACAAAAACCTGCACGGCAAGAACAAAGGCGATAAAACGTTTCAATGTTGTGTTCATGACTGTTTACCCCGGTTACTGTAAAAATTGACGTTCGAGGGAAGAAAGACTTTTCAGCAAAGAAGTTATACTTTTTCCACATAAAAAATACAGCCTTTTGACAAAAAAGTAACTTTTTACACAGCTCCGCCACGTCAGCCCCATAGCGGTACTGCAACAAAAAAAATGCTTGGCTGATGAAAGGGGACGATGCTCAACGCTCCGTTGGAAGGGGGGGGAACGGCAAACATCTTATTGCTAAAAATAAGAAATACAAATCAAATACAAAGGGGAAAAATAGTGATGGGCGATTCAGGGAAAAGAAAGCGAAGGTTACAGATAGCGCTTCTGCCGCAAAATGGAGGAAGAAAAGAAGGAAAAAAGATGCGCCGAAGAACCCCGGCGCAACTCTTATTATCATGTCATCAAGCTAATACCAACTCACAAAAAAAGAATAAAATCATCGGGATGTCGATATTAAGCTTTATATAGTCTTTATTTTGTTTCCTGCGCTTCAATGGCTTCAAGCTTTTTGCCATTTCCACTACCAT
This is a stretch of genomic DNA from Prosthecochloris marina. It encodes these proteins:
- a CDS encoding polysaccharide biosynthesis/export family protein, which codes for MNTTLKRFIAFVLAVQVFVSPLFTVSAFAQQPYGSSGLLYSSPSRGYQQNGYSQQQQIMPGYGMPQDTYFTDSMGNILMYVNVLGEVYKPGQHIVRQDSDISSVLSLVGGPKEDANLEKAKLLRHKPDEDGTQTYPINLESYFEEGDRSEFVELKPNDTLVIPEDKGLDTNMALRIAALIVSAASVYAIATR